A part of Deltaproteobacteria bacterium genomic DNA contains:
- a CDS encoding cupin domain-containing protein — MLAAGLAACAARAPRVAVGSLAAGLDEFLATHPLAAGQAIRADEVGRTASASYHLVQVRGSESPHRHVAHDLTVFVLRGRGVLTLGEARRSLAAGDAALIPRGAVHWFASEGRAPALSLVVFAPPLDAPDTVPAEAR, encoded by the coding sequence GTGCTCGCGGCCGGGCTCGCGGCCTGCGCCGCGCGCGCGCCGCGCGTCGCGGTCGGGTCGCTCGCGGCCGGGCTCGACGAGTTCCTCGCCACGCACCCGCTCGCCGCGGGCCAGGCCATCCGCGCCGACGAGGTGGGCCGCACCGCGAGCGCGAGCTACCACCTCGTGCAGGTGCGCGGCAGCGAGAGCCCGCACCGGCACGTCGCACACGACCTCACGGTGTTCGTGCTGCGCGGGCGGGGCGTGCTCACGCTCGGCGAGGCGCGCCGTTCGCTCGCCGCGGGCGACGCCGCCCTGATCCCGCGCGGCGCCGTGCACTGGTTCGCGAGCGAGGGGCGCGCGCCGGCGCTCTCGCTGGTCGTCTTCGCGCC